A genomic window from Cloacibacillus evryensis DSM 19522 includes:
- a CDS encoding CtsR family transcriptional regulator, translated as MASSSLTRKIEEYIGQLLEENGGGTISLRRKDLAELFECVPSQINYVLRSRFAPENGFLVESQRGGHGYIRVVQLTFKNCDEEVLHLEDLIGHKISEQESKRLLMNLQNRKLISARERLLIEVALRSQEEYGRTLYDISIHKREIMRADLLKKLLTSLALS; from the coding sequence GTGGCATCATCGAGTCTTACGAGGAAAATAGAAGAGTATATAGGACAGCTCCTTGAAGAAAATGGCGGCGGTACCATTTCACTTCGCAGAAAAGATCTCGCGGAGCTCTTTGAATGCGTTCCGAGTCAGATAAATTATGTCCTGAGAAGCAGATTCGCGCCGGAGAACGGATTTTTGGTCGAGAGCCAGCGCGGAGGGCACGGTTATATAAGAGTCGTACAGCTGACATTTAAAAACTGTGACGAAGAGGTGCTGCATCTTGAGGACCTTATCGGGCACAAAATATCGGAGCAGGAATCCAAGCGGCTTTTGATGAATCTGCAGAATAGGAAGCTGATTTCGGCCCGCGAAAGGCTTCTTATCGAAGTCGCCCTTCGGAGTCAGGAGGAATATGGCCGCACTCTCTATGATATCTCTATTCATAAACGCGAGATCATGAGAGCGGACCTGTTAAAAAAATTACTTACGAGCCTTGCGCTTAGTTAG
- a CDS encoding carbohydrate kinase family protein produces MPAETVVFGTVFMDCKGFAAYRYDPLGRNVGSVRFIHGGVGRNVAEDLASIGAKVSFVSSVDDSALGLEVLNRLKNEGIDVGHVRRAPSSGMGLWLAIMDQNGDLAASISQMPDLSIMDEIVRSEGESIVAGCKNVILELDLNDHISTTVLSLAKRYGKKVYGITGNMEVILRNRPMLGGLECYICNETEAGRLLEREIPTREPEAALALLRGYVDADGLKSMVITMGEQGSVYYDAVSAESGFCPSIPTKVTDSSGAGDAFFSGTVEALIRGFPLGQAVGYGTRLASWTIEVAEPTRTPLPGNLF; encoded by the coding sequence ATGCCTGCTGAAACCGTCGTCTTTGGAACCGTCTTTATGGACTGCAAGGGCTTTGCCGCCTACCGTTATGACCCGCTCGGAAGGAATGTCGGTTCCGTCAGGTTTATACATGGCGGCGTCGGGCGCAACGTCGCGGAGGACCTCGCCTCGATCGGCGCGAAGGTATCGTTCGTCTCCTCGGTGGACGACAGCGCCCTCGGCCTCGAGGTACTGAACAGGCTGAAGAACGAGGGGATCGACGTCGGCCATGTGCGGCGCGCGCCCTCTTCGGGCATGGGGCTCTGGCTGGCGATCATGGACCAGAACGGGGACCTTGCCGCCTCCATTTCACAGATGCCGGACCTCTCCATCATGGACGAGATCGTCAGAAGCGAGGGCGAATCTATCGTCGCAGGCTGCAAAAACGTCATTCTCGAACTTGACCTGAATGATCATATCTCGACGACGGTACTCTCGCTCGCAAAGAGGTACGGTAAGAAAGTTTACGGCATTACGGGAAATATGGAGGTCATCCTCCGCAACCGTCCAATGCTCGGCGGCCTTGAATGCTATATATGCAACGAGACGGAGGCGGGACGCCTTCTTGAACGCGAGATCCCCACTCGTGAACCGGAGGCGGCCCTCGCGCTGCTGCGCGGGTACGTGGACGCCGACGGCCTCAAATCGATGGTGATAACGATGGGTGAACAGGGCTCGGTATATTATGACGCCGTTTCCGCCGAGTCCGGCTTCTGCCCCTCGATACCGACAAAGGTGACGGACTCCAGCGGCGCCGGCGACGCCTTTTTTTCAGGCACCGTCGAGGCGCTGATACGCGGTTTTCCGCTCGGCCAGGCCGTAGGCTACGGCACAAGGCTCGCTTCCTGGACGATCGAGGTGGCGGAACCGACGCGAACGCCGCTGCCGGGAAATCTCTTTTAA
- a CDS encoding ATP-dependent Clp protease ATP-binding subunit has translation MWHNFTERGKRVFQLAHKEALRMGHEVIGTEHILLGLLYDNDGLITKILADYDLTPEVLVKEIEQFAGVGTPRYGQIDLPMSPRAKCVMDLAMREARRMGVNYIGTEHIFLAVLAEGEGMAARLLASHGLELDECRRFVAEQLGGISSERGQQAPRQPEEQRGRAQPGAHSKTPTVDQLAIDLTAMAKNGELDPVIGRVKEIQRVVQILSRRTKNNPVLIGEPGVGKTAVAEGLAQRIFTGDIPEILKDKRVMQLNVANLVAGTKYRGEFEERMRRLVKEIRETKDIILFIDEIHTIVGAGGAEGAVDAANILKPSLSRGEFQVIGATTINEYRKYIEKDAALERRFQPVQINEPTEEETVLILKGLRDSYEGHHRVRITDEALETAAALSKRYITDRFLPDKAIDLIDEASARARINTLEIPEELKALERSIDDLCKEKEAAAASQEFEKAAFLRDEERKAKEQSEQWRREWSESRNKITPEITPEDIASIVAESTGIPVTQLTEEESRRLLRMEDELKNRMVGQEEALHAVARAVRRARSGMKDPKRPVGSFLFLGPTGVGKTELARSLAEFLFGSEDAMIRMDMSEYMERHEAAKLIGAPPGYVGFEEGGKLTEAIRRKPYSVVLFDEIEKAHPDVFNIMLQLLEDGRLTDGHGHVSDFRNCVVIMTSNIGVSDNMGGRALGFGGAEEQSAADARRMRDTVIEAAKKAFRPEFLNRIDEILVFEPLGRPELVKIVDIMLEEVKMRAKDNHIGIELDEGAKAFILDKGYDPKYGARPLRRTIQKMIEDEISNRLLEGNITDGDKIAISRDGESLSFQICGKN, from the coding sequence ATGTGGCACAATTTTACGGAACGGGGCAAGCGCGTCTTCCAGCTTGCGCATAAAGAGGCCCTGCGGATGGGCCATGAGGTGATCGGGACGGAGCATATCCTCTTGGGGCTGCTCTACGACAACGACGGCCTCATCACGAAGATACTGGCGGATTATGACCTCACCCCTGAGGTGCTTGTTAAAGAGATCGAGCAGTTTGCCGGCGTCGGGACGCCGCGCTACGGCCAGATAGACCTGCCGATGAGCCCGCGCGCGAAGTGCGTGATGGATCTCGCTATGCGCGAGGCCCGCAGGATGGGCGTGAACTATATCGGCACGGAACACATCTTCCTCGCGGTCCTTGCCGAGGGAGAGGGGATGGCGGCGCGCCTGCTGGCCTCGCACGGGCTTGAGCTTGACGAGTGCCGGCGGTTCGTCGCCGAGCAGCTCGGAGGGATATCCTCGGAGCGCGGGCAGCAGGCCCCGCGTCAGCCCGAGGAACAGCGGGGGAGGGCGCAGCCGGGCGCGCACTCAAAGACGCCCACGGTGGACCAGCTTGCCATCGACCTCACAGCGATGGCGAAGAACGGAGAGCTGGACCCCGTCATCGGGCGCGTCAAGGAGATTCAGCGCGTGGTACAGATACTCTCACGCCGCACGAAAAACAACCCTGTGCTCATAGGCGAGCCGGGCGTCGGCAAGACCGCCGTCGCCGAGGGGCTGGCGCAGAGGATCTTCACCGGCGATATCCCGGAGATACTCAAGGATAAGCGCGTAATGCAGCTGAATGTGGCGAACCTCGTTGCGGGCACGAAGTACCGCGGGGAATTTGAGGAACGCATGAGACGCCTTGTGAAGGAGATTCGCGAAACCAAGGATATCATTCTCTTCATCGACGAGATCCACACGATCGTCGGCGCCGGCGGCGCCGAGGGGGCCGTCGACGCCGCGAACATCCTCAAGCCGAGCCTCTCGCGCGGCGAGTTCCAGGTGATCGGCGCCACAACGATAAACGAATACCGCAAGTATATAGAGAAGGACGCCGCGCTTGAGCGCCGCTTCCAGCCGGTGCAGATCAACGAGCCCACGGAGGAAGAGACGGTGCTGATACTCAAAGGGCTGCGCGACAGTTACGAAGGGCACCACCGCGTGCGCATCACAGACGAAGCGCTGGAGACGGCGGCGGCGCTTTCCAAACGCTATATAACCGACAGGTTTCTTCCCGACAAGGCGATAGACCTTATCGACGAGGCTTCGGCGCGCGCGCGCATCAACACCCTTGAGATCCCAGAGGAGCTTAAGGCGCTGGAACGCAGCATCGATGACCTCTGCAAGGAGAAGGAGGCTGCCGCCGCCTCTCAGGAGTTTGAAAAAGCCGCCTTTTTGCGCGACGAGGAACGTAAGGCGAAGGAGCAGAGCGAGCAATGGCGCCGTGAGTGGAGCGAATCCCGCAATAAGATAACGCCGGAGATAACGCCGGAAGATATCGCCTCCATTGTGGCGGAGAGCACGGGGATACCCGTGACGCAGCTCACCGAGGAGGAGAGCCGCAGACTGCTGCGCATGGAGGATGAGCTCAAGAACCGCATGGTCGGGCAGGAAGAGGCCCTCCACGCGGTGGCCCGCGCGGTGCGCCGCGCGAGAAGCGGCATGAAGGACCCAAAACGCCCGGTAGGCAGCTTCCTCTTCTTGGGGCCGACCGGCGTAGGCAAGACGGAGCTGGCGCGGTCGCTCGCGGAATTTCTCTTCGGCAGCGAAGACGCGATGATCCGCATGGACATGAGCGAGTATATGGAGCGCCACGAAGCGGCTAAACTGATCGGCGCGCCTCCCGGCTATGTCGGCTTTGAGGAGGGCGGCAAACTGACGGAGGCGATCCGCCGCAAGCCCTATTCCGTCGTGCTCTTCGACGAAATAGAGAAGGCCCATCCCGACGTCTTCAACATAATGCTTCAGCTGCTTGAAGACGGGCGGCTAACGGACGGGCACGGCCACGTCAGCGATTTCAGGAACTGTGTCGTGATCATGACGAGCAATATCGGCGTCTCTGACAATATGGGCGGACGCGCCCTCGGCTTCGGCGGGGCGGAAGAACAGAGCGCCGCGGACGCCAGGCGCATGAGGGATACGGTCATCGAGGCCGCCAAAAAGGCGTTCCGTCCGGAGTTCCTCAACCGTATAGACGAGATACTGGTCTTTGAGCCGCTGGGGCGGCCGGAGCTGGTAAAGATCGTCGACATCATGCTCGAAGAGGTCAAAATGCGCGCCAAGGACAACCATATCGGCATCGAACTCGACGAAGGGGCTAAGGCCTTCATCCTCGACAAAGGCTACGATCCGAAGTATGGAGCGCGGCCTCTCCGAAGAACGATACAAAAGATGATCGAGGACGAAATATCCAACCGTCTGCTGGAGGGTAATATTACAGACGGCGATAAGATCGCGATAAGCCGCGACGGAGAATCGTTAAGTTTCCAGATTTGCGGAAAAAACTAA
- a CDS encoding cobalamin-dependent protein (Presence of a B(12) (cobalamin)-binding domain implies dependence on cobalamin itself, in one of its several forms, or in some unusual lineages, dependence on a cobalamin-like analog.): MLEIKFNKRFEWKDLPSLPEIEAEAAKLAKDINVGETLFFREHGVKSEAEYKRRAMAAGIISKHSHVGWNSWDETAKNIEFIYNELKRRGSYITRFGFILDWVMGVPAAHRGKLPKGTGLILNTPEEWAALGQIVPVQPHMSDHMIGSPNALENTILALNAGVTSIGNVSHYFTYEYPGVELEYERTVNSLTAFMLMGKVEGTIVHSNMDDGFGNQFRDLASITGWAMMERHLVEDMLGARMAFAYGNLFSDPMGRIIIHSVMEKLNEHHTPGTMIFGNTVDYGLDYQRNYGALASFSLADAIFQRHTPTGHAVASVPVTEAVRIPTAQEIVDGHLTVDMMIEKSKFMEPFINWERVNAERDLYIFCGKIFFERMMNALDDLGVDITHPGEIFAALKAIGPRQLEDHFGAGEINAAGERTPVRPTDMMKNLNAKKDEAITRLGGPDETLSGEKVLVGSTDIHDYGKEIVKTILTKAGAAVFDLGNYVTPEDVVETLIETEARAVALSTYNGIALSYARELTEKMNEAGTEAVLILGGLLNENTEGGSLAVDVTEELKSLGVNCDNDMDKIVSTVKEIYAER, encoded by the coding sequence ATGTTGGAAATAAAATTTAATAAAAGATTTGAATGGAAAGATCTTCCCTCTCTTCCCGAAATAGAGGCTGAGGCGGCCAAACTGGCGAAAGATATCAATGTCGGAGAGACGCTCTTCTTCCGCGAACACGGCGTCAAGAGCGAGGCTGAATACAAACGCCGCGCGATGGCCGCCGGAATTATATCCAAGCACTCGCACGTCGGCTGGAATTCCTGGGATGAGACCGCGAAAAATATCGAGTTTATCTACAATGAACTGAAACGGCGCGGCAGCTACATAACCCGCTTCGGTTTCATCCTCGACTGGGTGATGGGGGTGCCCGCCGCGCATCGCGGCAAACTGCCGAAGGGCACGGGGCTTATCCTCAACACGCCGGAGGAATGGGCGGCTCTGGGGCAGATCGTACCTGTGCAGCCGCATATGTCTGACCATATGATCGGCTCGCCGAACGCGCTGGAAAATACGATCCTCGCCCTTAACGCCGGTGTCACCTCGATAGGGAACGTCTCGCATTACTTTACATACGAATACCCGGGCGTGGAGCTTGAATACGAACGTACCGTCAACTCGCTGACGGCCTTTATGCTGATGGGAAAGGTCGAGGGTACGATCGTCCATTCAAACATGGACGACGGCTTTGGCAACCAGTTCAGAGACCTCGCGAGCATAACCGGCTGGGCGATGATGGAACGCCATCTTGTCGAGGATATGCTGGGCGCGCGAATGGCCTTCGCCTACGGAAACCTTTTCAGCGACCCGATGGGACGGATAATAATACACTCGGTGATGGAGAAGCTCAACGAGCATCACACGCCGGGGACGATGATATTCGGTAATACTGTTGACTACGGCCTCGACTATCAGCGGAACTACGGGGCGCTGGCCTCATTCTCGCTCGCGGACGCGATATTCCAGCGGCACACGCCCACCGGCCACGCCGTCGCTTCCGTCCCCGTGACGGAGGCGGTGCGCATACCGACCGCGCAGGAGATCGTCGACGGCCACCTGACCGTCGATATGATGATAGAGAAATCGAAATTTATGGAGCCATTCATCAACTGGGAGAGGGTGAACGCCGAACGCGACCTCTATATCTTCTGCGGCAAGATATTCTTTGAACGGATGATGAACGCCCTTGACGACCTCGGCGTGGATATAACGCACCCGGGCGAGATATTTGCGGCGCTGAAGGCTATCGGGCCGCGGCAGCTTGAGGACCATTTCGGCGCGGGGGAGATAAACGCCGCAGGCGAGAGGACTCCCGTGCGCCCCACGGATATGATGAAGAATCTCAACGCAAAAAAAGACGAGGCCATTACGCGCCTCGGAGGACCGGACGAGACGCTGTCGGGCGAAAAGGTGCTAGTGGGCTCCACGGACATACACGACTACGGCAAGGAGATCGTCAAGACGATACTCACAAAGGCCGGAGCCGCCGTATTCGACCTCGGGAATTACGTGACGCCGGAAGATGTCGTCGAGACGCTGATAGAGACGGAGGCCAGGGCCGTCGCGCTGAGCACCTACAACGGGATCGCGCTCAGCTACGCTCGGGAGCTTACGGAAAAAATGAATGAAGCGGGAACGGAGGCGGTACTTATCCTGGGCGGCCTCCTAAATGAGAACACGGAGGGCGGCTCACTCGCCGTCGACGTCACCGAAGAACTTAAGTCCCTCGGCGTAAACTGTGACAACGACATGGACAAGATCGTCTCCACGGTCAAAGAGATCTATGCCGAAAGATAA
- a CDS encoding folate family ECF transporter S component has product MYRKTRPRVLVAVSLFIAVNIVLTRFCSISTPVVRLGFGFVPIAVCGMLYGPVWGGIAGGLADIIGAVLFPIGVYFPGFTISSMLEGAVWGLFLNEEEKGRWRLAAAVGINRLGIGLCLSTYWLTILTGASFAGLLTVRVTQTIIMIPVQYIVLYQIRRRISKLR; this is encoded by the coding sequence ATGTATAGAAAAACCCGCCCCCGTGTCTTAGTCGCGGTTTCTCTTTTTATCGCCGTAAATATCGTCCTTACCAGGTTCTGCTCCATCTCGACGCCGGTCGTCAGGCTTGGGTTCGGTTTTGTTCCCATCGCTGTATGCGGTATGCTTTACGGCCCTGTTTGGGGCGGAATAGCTGGAGGGCTTGCGGATATTATCGGAGCCGTATTGTTTCCGATCGGTGTTTACTTTCCCGGTTTTACCATATCGTCCATGTTGGAGGGCGCTGTCTGGGGACTCTTTCTCAACGAAGAGGAAAAAGGCCGGTGGCGTTTGGCGGCTGCCGTTGGCATCAACCGCCTGGGCATCGGGCTGTGCCTTTCGACATACTGGCTGACCATACTGACGGGGGCCTCTTTTGCTGGGCTGCTGACTGTCAGGGTGACACAGACCATCATAATGATTCCCGTTCAATATATCGTCCTTTATCAGATCAGACGCAGAATATCGAAATTAAGATAA
- a CDS encoding glutamate mutase L, whose amino-acid sequence MPKDKMAVLLDFGSTHTKVTVASVREERILFSGGTPSTVKSDARLGLERCLEMARSVLSASEFESALKLASSSAAGGLRMAVIGLSRSLSVTAGRCAAFGAGGKIMTTLAGKINESDLAKLAEEKVEIILFCGGYERGSEAALLHNASVLAASSLQIPVIYAGNSFVAEKARFLLAACGKECFIADNIIPAVGELNTGMAEGIVREIFLKRIIDMKGLDGVRKMLGGGILMPTPAAVLAAGKLLSRGCEGEKGIGELIIFDVGGATTDVHSFAERRLCEGARITGAAEGFAKRTVEGDLGVRESSAIAAEELGIQKLAAGANVSESFAAEAVARRVKDNSLLPASEEDIRLDSALAAFCVRVAARRHAGRMEHSASAGCKLIQRGKDLRGVKNIIGTGGPLLNGGDPGALLSEALRKDREEDTLLPEEGRFYLDERYILYAMGLLAQRNPKAALAIMKKCLKPLKDTACLA is encoded by the coding sequence ATGCCGAAAGATAAAATGGCCGTGCTGCTTGATTTTGGCAGCACCCACACAAAGGTGACGGTGGCGTCCGTGCGCGAAGAGAGGATACTCTTCAGCGGCGGCACTCCCTCCACCGTAAAGAGCGACGCGCGGCTCGGGCTTGAGCGCTGCCTGGAGATGGCGCGAAGCGTTCTTTCCGCATCCGAGTTTGAAAGCGCGCTGAAACTCGCCTCTTCCAGCGCCGCGGGAGGCCTTCGCATGGCGGTGATCGGCCTCAGCCGCAGCCTCAGCGTCACCGCCGGCCGCTGCGCCGCGTTTGGTGCGGGCGGGAAGATTATGACGACGCTGGCCGGGAAGATAAATGAGTCAGACCTTGCGAAACTTGCGGAGGAGAAGGTAGAAATAATTTTATTTTGCGGCGGCTATGAACGCGGCAGCGAGGCTGCGCTGCTGCACAACGCCTCCGTCCTTGCCGCAAGCTCCCTGCAAATACCGGTGATATACGCCGGCAATAGTTTTGTCGCTGAGAAGGCGCGCTTTCTGCTTGCCGCGTGCGGTAAGGAATGCTTTATCGCGGACAACATCATCCCTGCGGTAGGGGAGCTGAATACCGGGATGGCGGAGGGGATCGTGCGTGAAATATTCCTTAAACGCATCATCGATATGAAGGGGCTGGATGGTGTGCGGAAAATGCTCGGCGGCGGGATACTGATGCCCACGCCGGCGGCCGTGCTTGCGGCGGGAAAACTTCTCTCCCGCGGGTGCGAGGGAGAAAAAGGTATTGGCGAGCTGATCATCTTTGACGTCGGCGGAGCGACGACGGATGTCCATTCATTTGCGGAACGGCGCCTCTGCGAGGGCGCGCGCATCACCGGGGCCGCCGAGGGATTTGCCAAACGTACTGTGGAGGGTGATCTCGGGGTGCGGGAATCATCGGCGATCGCCGCCGAAGAACTGGGCATCCAAAAGCTGGCGGCGGGCGCTAATGTCTCCGAATCCTTCGCCGCGGAGGCGGTGGCACGCAGAGTGAAAGACAACTCTCTCCTGCCTGCCTCCGAAGAAGATATCCGCCTGGATTCCGCGCTTGCCGCGTTCTGCGTGAGGGTTGCCGCCAGACGCCACGCCGGACGCATGGAACATTCGGCTTCGGCGGGCTGCAAGCTGATCCAGCGGGGGAAAGACCTTCGCGGCGTGAAAAATATCATCGGCACGGGAGGCCCGCTGCTGAACGGCGGCGATCCGGGCGCGCTCCTCTCGGAGGCGCTGCGGAAAGACCGCGAGGAGGATACGCTGCTGCCCGAAGAGGGGCGGTTCTATCTTGACGAGAGGTATATTCTCTACGCGATGGGACTTTTAGCGCAGAGGAACCCAAAGGCGGCGCTGGCGATAATGAAAAAGTGCCTTAAGCCTCTTAAAGACACTGCCTGTCTGGCATAG
- a CDS encoding UvrB/UvrC motif-containing protein, with protein sequence MLCEQCKVKRAEIHLVNVINGERHVQHLCRECAEAHLHLDDVSNLMKMSFSVEGLLNIEEAFKDLVLPALRGVYANKKDKRLCPHCGGVLPDSMFEEPAGEQDSPETENAGPEASARVMSAEEELAELSKKMDEAVKSENYEYAAQLRDRMAELKKSNMTQGSEL encoded by the coding sequence ATGTTGTGTGAACAGTGTAAAGTCAAGCGTGCGGAGATCCATCTCGTCAATGTTATAAACGGAGAGCGGCATGTACAGCATCTCTGCAGGGAATGCGCCGAGGCCCATCTGCATCTGGATGACGTCTCGAATCTGATGAAAATGTCCTTCTCTGTCGAGGGATTGCTGAACATAGAGGAGGCATTCAAAGATCTCGTGCTTCCCGCCCTGCGCGGCGTTTATGCGAACAAAAAAGATAAGCGCCTCTGCCCGCACTGCGGCGGGGTGCTTCCCGATTCTATGTTTGAGGAGCCGGCCGGCGAGCAGGACTCTCCGGAGACGGAAAATGCGGGGCCGGAGGCCTCCGCGCGAGTTATGTCCGCGGAGGAAGAGCTCGCGGAGCTTTCCAAGAAAATGGATGAGGCCGTTAAATCGGAAAATTACGAGTATGCGGCGCAGCTCCGGGACAGGATGGCGGAGCTCAAAAAATCTAATATGACACAAGGCAGTGAATTATAA
- a CDS encoding OmpH family outer membrane protein has protein sequence MKKTAALLLAIAALFAFGAISYAAEDKVGYVDDMGVLQQFSKFQQAQKQLDELGKKKSNAAKAAFDKESDEKKKSDIVQNLQLEMREEEAKLMNPVLKEVNDTIAKVAKQKGITIVINKALVYYGGIDLTQDVANALKK, from the coding sequence GTGAAGAAAACAGCGGCATTACTGCTTGCCATAGCGGCGCTTTTCGCATTCGGCGCGATTTCGTACGCAGCGGAAGACAAAGTTGGTTACGTGGACGATATGGGAGTGCTGCAGCAGTTCTCGAAGTTCCAGCAGGCTCAGAAACAGCTTGACGAGCTCGGCAAGAAAAAGTCGAACGCGGCGAAGGCGGCCTTTGACAAAGAGAGCGACGAGAAGAAAAAGAGCGACATAGTCCAGAACCTCCAGCTCGAAATGCGGGAAGAAGAGGCAAAGCTTATGAACCCCGTGCTCAAAGAGGTAAATGATACGATCGCCAAGGTCGCCAAACAGAAGGGCATAACGATCGTGATAAACAAGGCGCTCGTCTATTACGGAGGGATCGACCTCACGCAGGACGTCGCCAACGCCCTTAAGAAGTAA
- a CDS encoding mechanosensitive ion channel family protein produces the protein MDTVTGYHRQFLEYKGEMFFELLLKNMATILFILFVLLVWYLLDKAIPYLMTHIFRAAGERARNTVYKDDEIRRAWLMYRMSTLRQLTTQMLRVLLATVMCFVILSAIGINVKPILAGIGIAGLGISLAAQNLIRDFINGVLIIVEDQYNVNDWIQIGDYQGTVEHFTLRLTRLRSLEGNLIIIPNSAIQNVINYTKDWSYTAIYVTIPYEEDYGEAKRILMELADETVKQGDPKIFPDPVFNGITGYEQNGVKFRCFIKTAPGYQWRVGYKFREELHKRYSAAGIKFAYPAVSNYLASSDPAVLAEIAKAQELRSTQRPPETGAQL, from the coding sequence ATGGATACTGTCACCGGCTACCACAGACAATTTCTTGAATACAAGGGAGAAATGTTCTTTGAACTTCTTTTGAAGAACATGGCGACGATACTTTTTATCCTTTTTGTCCTCCTCGTCTGGTACCTTTTGGATAAGGCCATTCCCTACCTCATGACGCATATTTTTCGGGCCGCCGGCGAACGCGCGAGGAATACCGTCTATAAAGACGACGAGATACGCCGCGCCTGGCTGATGTACCGCATGTCCACGCTGCGGCAGCTCACGACCCAGATGCTGCGCGTGCTGCTCGCCACAGTGATGTGCTTCGTGATACTCAGCGCCATCGGCATCAATGTAAAACCCATCCTCGCCGGTATCGGCATCGCCGGACTGGGCATCTCCCTCGCGGCGCAGAACCTCATACGCGACTTTATCAACGGCGTGCTGATAATCGTGGAGGACCAGTACAATGTAAACGACTGGATACAGATAGGCGACTATCAGGGCACGGTGGAGCACTTTACGCTGCGCCTCACCCGCCTGCGCAGCCTTGAGGGCAACCTCATAATAATCCCCAACAGCGCCATTCAGAACGTCATAAACTACACTAAGGACTGGTCCTATACCGCCATTTACGTGACGATCCCATACGAGGAAGATTACGGCGAGGCGAAGCGGATATTGATGGAGCTTGCGGATGAGACCGTCAAGCAGGGAGATCCGAAGATATTCCCCGACCCGGTATTCAACGGCATCACCGGGTATGAGCAGAACGGGGTCAAGTTCCGTTGTTTTATAAAAACAGCTCCGGGCTACCAGTGGCGGGTGGGGTACAAATTCCGCGAAGAGCTGCACAAACGTTATTCCGCGGCGGGAATCAAGTTCGCCTATCCGGCGGTCAGCAACTATCTGGCCTCTTCAGATCCGGCGGTTCTGGCTGAGATCGCCAAGGCTCAGGAGCTGCGTTCGACGCAGAGACCTCCTGAAACCGGAGCTCAGTTATAA
- a CDS encoding peptidylprolyl isomerase: MSLRKKLVMGAVVAFSVSAVAVSAFAATEEKAVVVGNESLKPNEVVEVLQSTAGGNPMMVGLMLSQATLAERAEMAKQMADAMLFAEGARISGLADREDVALKIKWQRMQLLLEAYLQEISKKWDMGDKAMKKYYSEHKGEFVQAPAAHIRHILTSTEKDANNAILDIFKNKDFAKTAEKFSRDTNTAARGGDLGWMEKGVMPESIDKATADARLNSLVGPVKTDLGWHVLEVLERRPSKQLTFEEAKDEIVQRLQMSYIAKELDDLRKKVKVEINEKALENLGGIPAAPAPKTPDAPAAEKPADNASK, translated from the coding sequence ATGTCATTAAGAAAGAAACTTGTCATGGGGGCGGTCGTAGCCTTCTCCGTATCCGCGGTAGCCGTATCGGCCTTTGCCGCAACGGAAGAAAAGGCGGTCGTCGTCGGCAATGAATCGCTGAAGCCCAACGAGGTAGTTGAAGTGCTTCAGAGCACGGCCGGAGGCAATCCCATGATGGTGGGGCTCATGCTCTCTCAGGCCACGCTCGCCGAGCGCGCCGAGATGGCGAAACAGATGGCCGACGCGATGCTCTTTGCCGAGGGCGCGCGGATCAGCGGCCTCGCCGACCGTGAGGACGTGGCTCTGAAAATCAAATGGCAGAGGATGCAGCTCCTCCTCGAGGCATACCTCCAGGAGATCAGCAAAAAGTGGGATATGGGCGACAAAGCGATGAAAAAATATTATTCCGAACATAAAGGGGAATTCGTGCAGGCTCCCGCCGCCCACATCCGCCACATCCTGACCTCTACGGAAAAGGATGCCAACAACGCGATACTGGACATCTTCAAGAATAAGGATTTTGCCAAAACCGCCGAAAAATTCAGCCGCGACACCAACACGGCGGCGCGCGGCGGGGACCTTGGCTGGATGGAGAAGGGCGTGATGCCTGAGTCCATCGACAAGGCGACGGCGGACGCGCGCCTGAATTCGCTCGTCGGCCCGGTAAAGACCGACTTGGGCTGGCATGTGCTCGAAGTCCTGGAACGCCGCCCCTCCAAGCAGCTCACATTTGAAGAGGCGAAAGATGAGATCGTACAGCGCCTTCAGATGAGCTATATAGCGAAGGAACTTGATGACCTCAGAAAAAAGGTCAAGGTCGAGATCAACGAGAAGGCGCTTGAAAACCTCGGCGGCATTCCCGCGGCTCCCGCTCCCAAGACTCCGGACGCTCCCGCCGCGGAGAAGCCCGCGGATAACGCCTCTAAATAA